A region of the Haematobia irritans isolate KBUSLIRL chromosome 5, ASM5000362v1, whole genome shotgun sequence genome:
caattatcttcaacacattttcaaagatttcgtcaacattttggcggtttggaagtaattcgcaaacaatttgaaaatttattaaaaattacctgtttcaagtcaagttgaatttatgttgcaaatgatatttaccctcaaactgaaaaggtgttgcatttgaaaaacgctcatcctgtgtttattgggttaaaAGGATATCTGTGACATTTGCATTCTTTAAATAAATTGAGGATTAGTAAATGTAAAGATCGAAAagctatattttataaaatctttttttttataaattttaaaggtCCTTTAAATGTTTCAGAAATTCGCCACTGCTCCAATGAAATTCGTGGTAATCGTAAAAAGtgtcttcaaattaaaaaatgttgccagggaTAGCACCACCATTGGTGAGAAATTGTGCCGTCTGACGTTACTAAATTAAAGCTTACGCTACCCTACTACATCAACTAATTAAGTCTTGactatattattatttataacaaTTGGTTACACTATACCTAAACTATATCAGCTGTTTCTCATATTCCCTTTGTTGTTGATTGTTTTCTTTTCATCAAAAATAATTGGAGTAATTACAAGTGAATACTTTTTGATAAATATTAGTAGATCGGAGAAGTCAGGTCGTTGGAGAATGGGTAATACTATAACGTATGAATTTGAGTACGATGAAGACGACGAGGACTTTCTGAGTGATGACAGCGAAGGTGGAGGAGTACATATATCATTGGGATCTATGTTACAGGAAGTTGTAAATCAAGAGACAAATGAAATGCCTCCAGTTATAAGAAAGAGGCCTGACCTAACGGTATTCCGCGTAAGAACCTAGCAATATACATCTCTTATTCATGGCTTTCGAAACTCTTTATAAAAGTTGTATTTTTGGAACCGAAAGAGCCGTAGTAATAAGGGCGTTTAAATAGAGTTGTgacttaacatttttttttcagcacACAATGatgtataaagaaataaaggCATTAAGTGGGCTTCCTGCGAACAGCAAAAGACCGAACGAAAGGTGGTGTTTGGCGCGACGATTAATGAAAAGAGAAAATGGGCTCGCAGGATTTCCGAGTGGATCTTTCACATCGAACCAACACCGTCGGATAGCAAATTTATTTGTGCCCAATAAAAAGGTTGAGCGCTTGATGTCGTTAGACTCCAAAATATACGTTTGTAAATTTAACCACGACGGAAGCCGTTTAATCACTGCGTCCCAAGATGCAACAGTCCGTATATTTGATGCATCAAGGGGGACGTATCATCGTATAAAGCGTCTCAAAGTGAGGGACGTTAATTGGAGCATTTTAGATGTCGATTTCAGCCCATGTGGACGATTTTTTGCTTACTCAACATGGACCGACTCGTGTAAGTAAAGGGGTTAAACTAGAAGCAGGTTAGATGTTTTTGAAGTTTATTTTTGTGTTAATTCATTTGTCCATGTACCTTAAGGTTTTTAAAATAGTTTCTAGGTACTAAATTGCTCAATGTtgatatatttgtatatatatatatatatatatatatatatatatatatatatatatatatatatatatatatatatatatatatatatatatatatatatatatatatatatatatatatatatatatatatatatatatatatatatatatatatatatatatatatatatatatatatatatatatatatatatatatatatatatatatatatatatatatatatatatatatatatatatatatatataagcatttttgatttcagtatataatatatatatatatatatatatatatatatatatatatatatatatatatatatatatatatatatatatatatatatatatatatatatatatatatatatatatatatatatatatatatatatatatatatatatatatatactgaaatcaaaaatgcttcactattttttaatatatcacATTAATGTTAAGCTGAAAACAAATGTAATTAGTAACACTAAACTGTAACGAATATCGCTCATAGAAagataaaatgaattatttttctaaattgcAGTTCGCGTTTTACCAATTGACAGCGATGGTGGCAATGACTGTCAAAGTTACGGCCTTGGTATTGAAAGATATCAAGCTGGAATGTTTTCTGTCCGTTTCTCACCATGCGACCGTGGAAGGACGTTAATTGGCGGCTGCAATGACTCgcatatttacatttgtaatcGCGAAACAAGACATGTAAGCAGTTTACGTACACAATCATCTTCTTCAGTGGACATTAACGCTGTGTCCTATATAAGCGACCTTGATCCCAACCTAATTGTAAGCGGTTGTAACAATGGCATTCTCAAGCTTTGGGATTTAAGATGCTGCGGCGGCAACGATTACCGTTCTGCAAAGTGTCAAAGTACATTTTTAGGCCACTTTGATGGTATCACCTATATAGATCCAAGAAAAGATGGTAATTACGTGTTGTCAAACTCTAGAGACCAGAGCATAAAAATATGGGATTTACGTCATCCCACACCAAACTCCAAAGTTCGAAAACATCCTAACAGACCACTCATAGAGTGGGATTACCGTTTCAGCCAAGTACCAAGGGAATGTAAGCATatgttgtatttattttatttagtaattataattatttatctACCATGTAGATTACAACCCCAAAAAAACATTGGAAGGTGATGTAAGTGTTATGACATATCGAGGACATCGAGTTACCAAAACACTTTTAAGAGCTAAGTTTTCACCAAGCTTTCAAACGGGACAACGTTACATATATACAGGATGCACTACGGGCAGGATAATAAGTAAGTTAAATTTCGATAATTACTTCAATTATAATACATACACATATAAAAACACTTGGTCTATTAGAACAAGTTTAGTAAAACTCTAAATCATACTTTTTACAAGAGTTTATTTTATCTCCCTGATACCAAAGCATCTCAATCATTATGCTCAGTACTTTTGGGATTTCCGTTTAGGGGCTAATCAGGGAATTGGATATCGAAAATTGTTGATAGATATCTATTTTTCGAATCACGAGAGCCGATATCGACATTTTATTATCCTGTATTTGTCGCTGTGTTATTCACGTACGATATCGAACTCTAAATCATACTTTTTACAAGAGTTTATTTTATCTCCCTGACACCAAAGCATCTCAATCATTATGCTCAGTACTTTTGGGATTTCCATTTAGGGGCTAATCAGGGAAttggatatcgaaaatttttgatagatatctaatttttttcgaatCACGAGAGTCGATATCGACATTTTATTATCCTGTATTTGTCGTTGTGTTACTCAcgttcgatatcgaatgccttgGTTGGTTCCTTGACataactcaattttttaatcatgatcatgttttcaatcaggtccctcaggtaaattaataataattgtgacccaaatccaaaaaaaaaaactcttacaaacgtAAAATCGAATGAAGATTACAAGAAAATAACTTCATCTAAaggtaaaattaatattaataaataattttatttaaaaatttgatgcaattaattatgtggttgaatcaaaaaaaaaaatatatgtaccaACAATTATTCATATAACAATGTAAAATCTAAAGAAACATCTTTAAATAAAGTACTATATACTGAACGTAATGTGAACTTTTGATATTAAATGTATCGTTTTCTCTTACAATTCATATACAAGTTATTTTTACTACCATAGATTATTTTATTACTGCCAATGCTAAAGAAGCATATtgaattattcaattttcttaaaaaaagtaatttgtaCTAAACGTAAATTAAATGTATTATTCCTACATTTCAGTTTATGACGTTCTCACTGGTCAAATTAAAGAAGCTATTGAGAGCCACAAATTGCCGATACGCGATTTGGATTGGCATCCTATAAGAAGTGAATTGATTTCGTCATCGGTAAGTTCGAGCATcaattatagaaagtttttaaccTTCAACCTTTGCAGTTGGATGCACatgtaaatttaaatatgtACAAAAAGAAACCCAATATCATTAGAAGAGGTTCGGATCATATGCAGCCCTTACGGAGATCTCGTCGCATAGCCCATCGGAAAGGAGAATTAGATGAGGAAGGTGAGGATGAGGACGAGGACGTAGGCTTCTAATacagttaaaattaaaacattcttttagtgtgtaaataattttcttttctcactcatacatatattttcaaatttcgccattagcatttttttaatatatccccTATATTAGTATCGTATATTGTCGGCTATGAATTCTCTTAAGTtcttaattttagtttaatattaaCCGTTGAAGTTAGCTGAGTAAAAATATTCTTATGGAGAAATTATATCAAGGATGTGTTTGTTTTCGTGGGGTGTTTATTTACAAGGCTATAAGtttgaaaatacattttttctgcTCCACGTTTTTACATTAAGTTTGGGCCTCGGTTGTTTGTTTTTTCGGGCAGTTATGacttttttaacatattttttgtatgttttctTCGGTATCTCTAAATTTGCGTATTTGCAAAGTGTATTGCTCCATAGTTTGTTGATGCGTTCCTCGTCGTTTTTTGCAACTGATACTCTCAACTGAATGTCATTTTTGTTGTATCGGTAACCATCGACGTGGGACAATGTGGAGTTGGGAAAATAGTTTAGATCAACATTTCGGAATTTTTCTGCAGTGAACGTGGAAATTTCACAAATGTTAAAACTGTTTATCTTTTCTTTAATATCTTGTAAAGATAAGAGCTTGATAGTCTCGATGGTGATTTCTGAGTCTTCCTCCTTCAAATAACCTCGCCTAGAAAGTTTCGGACTTCGGGTTGCGTCACCTGCCTTTCTTTTATTCTCAGGTAAATGAATATCTTCCGCTATCGTTTCACTtagaatttgtatatttttgcttTTATCCTTTGATGCTAGATTGGTGGAAGTGTCAGCCTTTGATATTGTCTCAATTTTCTTTGAGACGTCATGTACTTGAGATTTATTTAAGACGCCCTTTTTATCGTTCTTTCCATTTTTACACTCATTATTTTTTGACTCCTCCGAACTTGTTGTAGATAAAGCACCATTAAAACCACCTATGTTTCCATCTTTTTCTTTTGACCTTTTCTTGGACTTCTTCTTCATTTTATGAAGTCCCTCAATTTCGACTTCGTTACTCTGGACACCCCTTTCATTAATGTGAGACTCGGTTATATCGATACATTCCTGAGTTGCATTATTTGCAACGCCTCCATCAGCACAATTTTTATCTTTACTCTTGACTTTCTTCTTTGGGGGTTGATCTTCACATATTCTAGTGGCATCATGGACGTCTCCACAATGCAGATCAGGTTGGGCTGATTTCTTTTTCAACCGCGCCATTTTCATATTAAAGTATTCTGATACTGATAGACCGGTACAAATCGTTTGTACGCCAGCAAAATTATCAGATTCTTTAGGCTTCTCCACTTTGAAGTCATTATTCACAGCTTTATATATGTGATCAATGCTAGTGTTCAAAGTTTCGCGTCCTTCTACTTTGTCTGCAgcttttttgccaaaaatatttgCCAAGTCCTTCTCGCTGTATTGAGAGAGATCCTTGCctcttgtaaattttttgtagtgCACTCTTGCCCTGCTCTGCTTCGACCTCTCCTCCAGAGAAATACCGctaatattttctttcagttTTGGTTTCGCGACATTCGGAACATCTCCTGAAAAAGTTTCTTGGAAACCGAAACCTACTCTAGGTAATTCGTCGTCAGTTTCGTTATTTTGTGTTATTTCTTCATTTGTTTCTCCATTAAGAGATTTGAGTAAGCCATTGAAACTGTTTTCATGTTGTGTCCACTGGTCGTCCCGATGTTCAAACCCCAAACCTTGGCTATCGTTTTTATATCGTACTCTTACAAAGTCTTGGCTACCATCTTCTTTAGCACCGAGACCTTTGCCTTTAGACCAACCCATCCTCTCCAACATTTTTGTCCCAAAACGCGATTCATCTAATCAAATgggaaaaatttcagaaaaagaaTGACCAATAAACAGTAGGAATGAATACCTTCATATAGGGCTTTCCCTCTTGGCACAAGATTGTAGCGTTTACGCTGACGAGGTTCTGCTAACATAGCCATTTTACAAACTTCCTTTTAACgttgtttataaaatatatgaCCCACGTGCACAAATGATATTTCTtgtagtgttgggaaagtaacgagaatttgattacaagtactcgttactgactaattttttgagtactcgttacaatTAAATGAGTACTCAATACCAAAGATAATAAACTTGAGTACTTActtacttgaggaagataggaaatcggCTTGCGtcgtaccaaatgttgcatttaccagtttagtttaatacatgtttttaatattttagttgtttttcgttattattttttaaatgaaaaatgtaattttcttaatgaaacaatgttaaattttaggcaacacaaaatacattttccccttaaaggtgggtattaagtttgagtttagggtaggtactatggtcggttttcgagttgaaaaccacattattttcgcgattacttttccttaaataatcaaaattataaatgaaaacaaacttattcctgtaaagtcttgccgaaaactaatggaacaagaaactacacatcaattgagttaatttgtctgctttaaggtaagtactatgttcgctttttgcGTTGAAAtcttcgtggttactttattaaaacagttcaatataaagcagacaaattaacacaattgatgcgtagtttcttgttcctctatatttcggcaagactttacaggaataagtttgttttcatttataattttaattatttaaggaaaagtaatcgcgaaaataaagtggttttcaactcgaaaaccgaacatagtacctacc
Encoded here:
- the LOC142238030 gene encoding uncharacterized protein LOC142238030; this translates as MAMLAEPRQRKRYNLVPRGKALYEDESRFGTKMLERMGWSKGKGLGAKEDGSQDFVRVRYKNDSQGLGFEHRDDQWTQHENSFNGLLKSLNGETNEEITQNNETDDELPRVGFGFQETFSGDVPNVAKPKLKENISGISLEERSKQSRARVHYKKFTRGKDLSQYSEKDLANIFGKKAADKVEGRETLNTSIDHIYKAVNNDFKVEKPKESDNFAGVQTICTGLSVSEYFNMKMARLKKKSAQPDLHCGDVHDATRICEDQPPKKKVKSKDKNCADGGVANNATQECIDITESHINERGVQSNEVEIEGLHKMKKKSKKRSKEKDGNIGGFNGALSTTSSEESKNNECKNGKNDKKGVLNKSQVHDVSKKIETISKADTSTNLASKDKSKNIQILSETIAEDIHLPENKRKAGDATRSPKLSRRGYLKEEDSEITIETIKLLSLQDIKEKINSFNICEISTFTAEKFRNVDLNYFPNSTLSHVDGYRYNKNDIQLRVSVAKNDEERINKLWSNTLCKYANLEIPKKTYKKYVKKVITARKNKQPRPKLNVKTWSRKNVFSNL
- the LOC142238031 gene encoding DDB1- and CUL4-associated factor 11 — encoded protein: MGNTITYEFEYDEDDEDFLSDDSEGGGVHISLGSMLQEVVNQETNEMPPVIRKRPDLTVFRHTMMYKEIKALSGLPANSKRPNERWCLARRLMKRENGLAGFPSGSFTSNQHRRIANLFVPNKKVERLMSLDSKIYVCKFNHDGSRLITASQDATVRIFDASRGTYHRIKRLKVRDVNWSILDVDFSPCGRFFAYSTWTDSFRVLPIDSDGGNDCQSYGLGIERYQAGMFSVRFSPCDRGRTLIGGCNDSHIYICNRETRHVSSLRTQSSSSVDINAVSYISDLDPNLIVSGCNNGILKLWDLRCCGGNDYRSAKCQSTFLGHFDGITYIDPRKDGNYVLSNSRDQSIKIWDLRHPTPNSKVRKHPNRPLIEWDYRFSQVPREYYNPKKTLEGDVSVMTYRGHRVTKTLLRAKFSPSFQTGQRYIYTGCTTGRIIIYDVLTGQIKEAIESHKLPIRDLDWHPIRSELISSSLDAHVNLNMYKKKPNIIRRGSDHMQPLRRSRRIAHRKGELDEEGEDEDEDVGF